A window from Mesorhizobium sp. WSM2240 encodes these proteins:
- a CDS encoding ABC transporter substrate-binding protein, whose product MTLQALAGEPDPEKWQEVLADARGETVYFNAWGGAENINAYIEWAGRELEKRYGVKLVHVKLDDTANAVAKVVAEKTAGRNEGGTVDLIWINGENFSSMKRQQLLFSPGWAEKLPNWRFVDVEGKPTIRTDFTVPVEGLESPWGMAKLVFFHDSARTEPASLPKSAKELLAWAKQNPGRFTYPQPPDFTGSSFLKQVLSELVADRSALLEPVDEASFEATVAPLFSYLDELNPLLWRGGKAFPQNYPAMKQLLADNEVDITFAFNPSEASSAIANGELPDTVRSFTFPAGTLANTHFVAIPYNAAAKAGALVAADFLISPEAQARKQDPQVWGDPTVLAVSKLEASGRARFEALDLGIATLKPDELGPALDEPHPSWMDRIETEWKQRYGAAN is encoded by the coding sequence ATGACGCTTCAGGCGCTGGCCGGAGAACCCGACCCGGAGAAGTGGCAGGAGGTACTGGCCGATGCCCGTGGCGAGACGGTCTATTTCAACGCCTGGGGCGGCGCAGAAAACATCAACGCCTATATCGAATGGGCAGGCCGGGAGCTGGAAAAGCGCTACGGCGTCAAACTCGTCCACGTGAAGCTCGATGATACTGCCAATGCGGTCGCCAAGGTGGTGGCCGAAAAGACCGCCGGCCGTAACGAAGGCGGCACGGTTGACCTGATCTGGATCAATGGCGAAAATTTTTCGTCGATGAAGCGGCAGCAACTGCTTTTCTCGCCCGGCTGGGCCGAGAAGCTGCCCAATTGGCGTTTCGTAGACGTCGAGGGAAAGCCGACCATCCGAACCGATTTCACCGTTCCGGTCGAGGGGCTGGAAAGCCCGTGGGGCATGGCCAAGCTGGTTTTCTTCCACGATTCGGCGCGCACCGAACCGGCTTCCCTGCCAAAGTCGGCGAAGGAACTGCTCGCATGGGCGAAGCAGAATCCCGGCCGCTTCACCTATCCGCAGCCGCCGGATTTCACAGGCTCGTCATTCCTGAAGCAGGTTCTCTCCGAACTGGTCGCGGACCGCTCGGCGCTCCTGGAACCGGTGGATGAGGCGTCGTTCGAGGCGACCGTCGCGCCGCTGTTTTCATATCTGGACGAGTTGAACCCGCTGTTGTGGCGCGGCGGAAAGGCCTTCCCGCAGAATTACCCCGCTATGAAGCAGTTGCTTGCTGACAACGAGGTCGACATCACCTTCGCCTTCAACCCGTCGGAAGCCTCCAGCGCAATCGCCAATGGCGAATTGCCCGACACGGTGCGCTCTTTCACATTTCCGGCCGGAACACTCGCCAACACGCATTTCGTCGCTATCCCCTATAACGCCGCCGCCAAGGCCGGCGCGCTGGTGGCGGCGGATTTTCTGATCTCGCCGGAGGCGCAGGCGCGCAAGCAGGATCCGCAGGTCTGGGGCGATCCGACGGTGCTCGCCGTCTCGAAGCTTGAGGCATCTGGCCGCGCCCGCTTTGAGGCTCTCGACCTCGGCATCGCCACGCTGAAACCAGACGAACTTGGCCCGGCGCTCGACGAGCCGCATCCAAGCTGGATGGACAGGATCGAGACGGAATGGAAGCAGCGCTACGGCGCGGCGAATTGA
- the iolG gene encoding inositol 2-dehydrogenase, giving the protein MLRFGVLGAGRIGKVHARALHESGRAQVAYVADAMPDAASSLAGSVGAKTASVDDVIAASDVDAILIATPTDTHADLIEQAARAGKMILCEKPVSLSVERIEECLKVVEQAGVPLMIGFHRRYDPNFSVLERRLRAGEIGDVEMVTITCRDPSPPPVSYIERSGGLYRDMMIHDFDMARFLLGEDPVMVHALGASLVDPAIGQVGDIDTAAVHMQTATGKMCTITNSRRATYGHDQRIEVHGSGGMLRAGNIHLTTLEKADSAGFTSDLIPFSFIERYEDAYRIEINAFLTAIEKGEAPRASGHDGLMAQKLAEAAAESLKTGQAVAVR; this is encoded by the coding sequence ATGCTGCGTTTCGGAGTTCTGGGGGCAGGACGCATAGGCAAGGTGCACGCCAGGGCGCTGCATGAATCGGGGCGGGCGCAGGTCGCCTATGTCGCCGATGCAATGCCCGACGCCGCGTCCTCTCTCGCCGGTTCGGTCGGGGCGAAGACCGCCTCCGTCGACGACGTGATTGCGGCGAGCGATGTCGACGCCATACTGATCGCTACGCCGACAGACACCCATGCCGATCTGATCGAACAGGCCGCGCGCGCCGGCAAGATGATCCTGTGCGAAAAGCCAGTCTCTCTATCGGTCGAGCGCATCGAGGAGTGCCTGAAGGTCGTCGAGCAGGCCGGCGTGCCGCTGATGATCGGTTTCCACCGCCGTTACGATCCGAATTTCTCGGTACTCGAGCGCCGCCTGCGCGCCGGCGAGATCGGCGATGTCGAAATGGTCACCATCACCTGCCGTGACCCCTCGCCGCCCCCGGTCTCGTATATCGAGAGATCCGGCGGACTGTACCGTGACATGATGATCCACGATTTCGACATGGCGCGCTTCCTGCTGGGCGAGGATCCCGTCATGGTTCACGCGCTAGGAGCTTCGCTGGTCGACCCGGCGATCGGCCAGGTCGGCGACATCGACACGGCCGCCGTGCACATGCAGACCGCGACCGGCAAGATGTGCACCATCACCAATTCGCGCCGCGCCACCTACGGGCACGATCAGCGCATCGAAGTGCACGGTTCGGGCGGCATGCTGCGGGCCGGCAACATTCATCTGACCACGCTGGAAAAGGCCGACAGCGCCGGCTTCACCAGTGATCTGATCCCGTTCTCCTTCATCGAACGCTACGAGGACGCCTACCGCATTGAGATCAACGCCTTCCTGACGGCGATCGAGAAGGGCGAAGCGCCGCGCGCCAGCGGCCATGACGGACTGATGGCGCAGAAGCTCGCGGAAGCGGCGGCCGAATCGCTGAAGACCGGCCAGGCCGTGGCAGTCCGATAG
- a CDS encoding ABC transporter permease, protein MLGNSPKISSFLEHYGIVVIVVVMMALLYATRPDVFLSLANLTNIIKQNATLALLALGMFVVIVTAGIDLSVGSVMALGMMCLAVAAKAGVPWPIVILIGPLVGITAGLVNGFGLTVLRLPHPFIMTLGTLNIARGLSSLLTGGAPVSGLGPEVRYLGQANYDFGIFPPPTGLPASLFVVVISAVGMWFFLNRTSMGRHIFAIGGNPHAARVSGINVDRVLVYVYAISGFFAGLGGLLLAGRTDSGFPLAGQNAELDAIAAVIIGGASFFGGRGTVLGVLAGVLIMGLMRNGLNLNNVSPFWQQILIGLVIIAAVYIDVLRRHAAVRR, encoded by the coding sequence ATGCTCGGCAACAGCCCAAAAATTTCCAGCTTCCTCGAGCATTACGGCATCGTCGTCATCGTCGTGGTGATGATGGCGCTGCTCTATGCCACCCGACCCGACGTGTTCCTGTCGCTGGCCAATCTCACCAACATCATCAAGCAGAACGCCACGCTGGCCCTGCTGGCGCTCGGCATGTTCGTGGTCATCGTGACCGCCGGCATCGATCTTTCTGTCGGCTCGGTGATGGCGCTCGGTATGATGTGCCTGGCGGTCGCCGCCAAGGCCGGCGTGCCGTGGCCAATCGTCATTCTGATCGGGCCGCTGGTCGGCATCACCGCCGGCCTGGTGAACGGGTTCGGGCTGACCGTGCTCAGGCTACCGCATCCGTTCATCATGACGCTCGGCACGCTCAACATCGCGCGCGGCCTCTCCAGCCTGCTCACCGGCGGCGCGCCCGTTTCCGGGCTTGGGCCGGAGGTGCGCTACCTCGGCCAGGCGAACTATGATTTCGGCATCTTCCCGCCGCCGACCGGCCTGCCTGCCAGCCTTTTTGTTGTTGTAATCAGCGCGGTCGGCATGTGGTTCTTCCTCAACCGGACGTCGATGGGCCGGCATATCTTCGCCATCGGTGGCAACCCGCACGCCGCCCGCGTGTCCGGCATCAATGTCGACCGCGTGCTGGTATATGTCTATGCGATCAGCGGCTTCTTCGCCGGGCTCGGCGGGCTGCTGCTCGCCGGCCGCACCGATTCGGGTTTTCCGCTCGCCGGCCAGAACGCCGAACTCGACGCCATCGCCGCCGTCATCATCGGCGGCGCGTCCTTCTTCGGCGGCCGCGGCACCGTGCTGGGCGTTTTGGCTGGGGTGCTTATCATGGGACTGATGCGCAACGGCCTCAACCTGAACAATGTCAGCCCTTTCTGGCAGCAGATCCTGATCGGTCTGGTCATCATCGCCGCCGTCTACATCGACGTTCTGCGCCGCCATGCAGCGGTGAGACGGTAG
- a CDS encoding Gfo/Idh/MocA family oxidoreductase, translating into MNKIGVGLIGTGYMGKCHAMAWTGVRPAFGDVPDIRLVHLGEANQDLATRKAAEFGFAKASGNWRDVIADPEVDVVSITTPNRFHAEMAIAAFEAGKHVWCEKPMAPRLAEAEAMLAAARASGKTAILGYNYIQNPAIRHIRKLLDEGAIGAVNNVRIEMDEDFMADPDAPFQQRHEASNGHGAIDDFGVHPLSLISMLFGPVSRVMCDMAKPYPTRRTSEGERPVEVFDIATILLRLANGASGMIALSRTAWGRKGRIAVQIFGSKGSILYDQERMNEFQLYLTADRATEQGFRTVLTAPHHPPYDRFIPAPGHGLGFNELKIVECRQLIGRMRGEAAVAIDFEDGITIERTVDAMARSFREGRWTDVS; encoded by the coding sequence ATGAACAAGATCGGCGTCGGACTGATCGGCACGGGCTATATGGGCAAGTGCCACGCCATGGCCTGGACCGGCGTCAGGCCGGCATTCGGCGACGTGCCCGACATCCGGCTCGTCCATCTTGGCGAAGCCAACCAGGATCTTGCCACAAGGAAGGCTGCCGAATTCGGTTTCGCCAAAGCGTCCGGCAACTGGCGCGACGTGATCGCCGACCCCGAAGTCGATGTCGTGTCGATTACGACGCCCAACCGGTTCCACGCCGAAATGGCAATCGCCGCCTTCGAGGCAGGCAAGCATGTCTGGTGCGAAAAGCCGATGGCGCCCAGACTCGCCGAGGCCGAGGCGATGCTGGCCGCCGCGCGGGCCTCTGGGAAGACCGCCATCCTCGGCTACAATTATATCCAGAACCCCGCCATCCGCCACATACGGAAGCTGCTCGACGAAGGCGCAATAGGCGCGGTCAACAACGTCCGCATCGAGATGGACGAGGACTTCATGGCCGATCCAGACGCGCCGTTCCAGCAGAGGCACGAGGCTTCCAACGGTCACGGCGCGATCGACGACTTCGGCGTGCATCCGCTGTCGCTGATCTCGATGCTTTTTGGCCCGGTGTCGCGCGTCATGTGCGACATGGCCAAGCCTTACCCGACCCGCAGGACGAGCGAAGGTGAGCGCCCGGTCGAGGTTTTCGATATCGCCACCATCCTGCTGCGCCTCGCCAACGGCGCATCCGGCATGATCGCGCTCAGCCGCACTGCCTGGGGCCGCAAAGGCCGCATCGCCGTGCAAATATTTGGATCGAAAGGCTCGATCCTCTACGACCAGGAGCGGATGAACGAGTTCCAGCTCTATCTGACTGCGGACCGGGCGACCGAACAGGGCTTCCGCACCGTGCTGACCGCTCCGCACCACCCGCCCTATGATCGCTTCATTCCCGCTCCCGGCCATGGGCTCGGCTTCAACGAGCTGAAGATCGTCGAATGCCGCCAGTTGATCGGACGCATGCGCGGCGAGGCCGCTGTCGCCATCGACTTCGAGGACGGAATCACGATCGAGCGCACCGTCGACGCCATGGCGCGCTCGTTTCGCGAGGGCCGCTGGACCGACGTCTCCTGA
- a CDS encoding MurR/RpiR family transcriptional regulator — protein sequence MNVTDASPKDYQALRALIAQRAEDLPRRLMQVAGYALENPDEIAFGTVASIAAKADVQPSALVRFSRALGYQGFTELQDIFRSRLRERVLNYDERLAKMREHGIATSKSGLVLDGFLEAAEQSVGRFREKVDHEAIERAVDLMARAETIYLIGLRRSFPITSYMSYALGKLGIRNILVDAVAGMGAEQASFITERDAVLSISFTPYASETVTLTNAAKARSAAIVSVTDSVFSPIAPSADVLLEVVEANFEGFRSMAVTMALAMTLTVSVAARRGENP from the coding sequence ATGAATGTCACGGATGCCTCTCCTAAGGATTACCAGGCACTTCGCGCGCTGATCGCGCAGCGCGCCGAGGATCTGCCGCGGCGGCTGATGCAGGTTGCCGGTTATGCGCTCGAAAATCCCGACGAGATCGCCTTCGGCACAGTGGCCAGCATCGCCGCCAAGGCCGACGTTCAGCCATCGGCGCTGGTGCGCTTTTCGCGCGCGCTCGGCTATCAGGGCTTTACCGAATTGCAGGACATCTTCCGCTCGCGGCTCAGAGAGCGGGTGCTGAACTATGATGAGCGGCTGGCCAAGATGCGCGAGCACGGCATCGCCACCAGCAAGTCCGGGCTGGTGCTGGACGGGTTCCTGGAAGCAGCCGAACAGTCGGTCGGGCGTTTTCGCGAGAAGGTCGACCATGAGGCCATCGAGCGGGCGGTCGACTTGATGGCCAGGGCGGAAACCATCTACCTGATAGGCCTGCGGCGCTCGTTTCCGATCACCTCCTATATGAGCTACGCGCTCGGCAAGCTCGGCATTCGCAACATACTGGTGGATGCAGTGGCCGGCATGGGCGCCGAGCAGGCGAGCTTTATCACCGAGCGCGACGCCGTCCTTTCGATCAGCTTTACTCCCTACGCCAGCGAGACGGTGACGCTCACCAATGCCGCCAAGGCGCGGAGCGCGGCCATCGTCTCGGTAACCGATTCGGTGTTCTCGCCGATTGCTCCCTCCGCCGATGTGTTGCTGGAGGTAGTCGAGGCCAACTTCGAGGGCTTCCGCTCCATGGCCGTCACCATGGCGCTGGCCATGACGCTGACGGTTTCGGTCGCGGCGCGCCGGGGGGAGAACCCTTAG
- a CDS encoding SDR family oxidoreductase: MFDPASLALSSLEGKIAVVTGSTQGLGETIAHLFAERGIAGLVVTGRNEKNGARVKAALEGKGVKTIFVPADLAAMEDTGKIIAAADSTFGRVDILVNSAGLTDRGTIWDTQPEFFDRMFAINVRAPFFLMQQALKVMDRERIKGSIINIISMSGHGGQSFITAYSASKGALITLTKNVAYSVMNRQIRVNGLTIGHMDTPGEDRIMKVFHGANDGWLHGAEAQKPFGRLLKTEEVARAVAFLASAESGLMTGSIIDFDQQVLGAGDSPTALPAI, encoded by the coding sequence ATGTTTGATCCGGCCTCGCTCGCGCTGTCTTCGCTGGAAGGAAAAATCGCCGTCGTCACCGGTTCGACGCAGGGGCTTGGCGAGACCATCGCGCATCTCTTCGCCGAGCGCGGCATCGCCGGCTTGGTCGTGACTGGCCGCAACGAGAAAAATGGCGCGCGCGTCAAGGCGGCGTTGGAAGGCAAGGGAGTGAAAACCATTTTCGTCCCGGCCGATCTTGCGGCCATGGAGGACACGGGCAAGATCATCGCCGCTGCAGATAGCACGTTCGGCCGGGTCGATATCCTCGTCAATTCGGCCGGGCTGACCGACCGCGGCACGATATGGGATACGCAGCCGGAATTTTTCGACCGCATGTTCGCCATCAACGTGCGCGCTCCGTTCTTCCTGATGCAGCAGGCGCTGAAGGTGATGGACCGTGAACGGATAAAGGGCTCGATCATCAATATCATCTCGATGTCAGGCCATGGCGGGCAAAGCTTCATCACCGCCTATTCCGCCTCGAAGGGAGCGCTGATCACGCTGACGAAGAACGTCGCTTACAGCGTCATGAACCGGCAGATCCGCGTCAACGGCCTGACCATCGGCCATATGGACACGCCGGGCGAAGACCGCATCATGAAGGTCTTCCACGGGGCCAATGACGGCTGGTTGCATGGCGCGGAGGCGCAAAAGCCGTTCGGAAGACTGCTCAAGACCGAGGAAGTCGCGCGCGCCGTAGCGTTTCTCGCCAGCGCCGAAAGCGGGCTGATGACTGGCTCGATCATCGATTTCGACCAGCAGGTGCTGGGCGCCGGCGACAGCCCGACCGCGCTGCCGGCGATTTAA
- the iolC gene encoding 5-dehydro-2-deoxygluconokinase gives MSEADPRRLDVITMGRASVDLYGQQIGSRLEDITSFAKSVGGCPANIAIGTARLGLRSALLTRVGDEQMGRFIREQMQREGVSVDGLVTDPARLTALAILSVENDKSFPLLFYRENCADMALSQDDIDAGFIASARALVVTGTHFSRPNTDAAQRKAMRLMKEAGGKVVLDIDYRPNLWGLAGHAAGDNRYIASERVSNQMKTVLADCDLIVGTEEEVLIASGESELLSALKTIRALSPATIVLKRGPMGCIVYEGPISDDLEDGIVGEGFPIEVYNVLGAGDAFMSGFLRGWLGGESLATAATWANACGAFAVSRLLCSPEIPSFEELQFFLKHGSPYLALRKDEAINHVHWATNRRRDIPSLMAFACDHRIQLEEIARKAGADPSRIAAFKVLAVKAAAQVAAGRDGYGMLIDEKHGREAMFEFARSSLTWLGRPVELPGSRPLRFEFSQDIGSQLAEWPVDHCIKCLCFYHPDDPAELKEEQQQKLRALFEAARKAGRELLIEIIAGKHGALAEDTIPRALEELYALGIKPDWWKLEPQASSAAWRAIGAVIENHDPWCRGVVLLGLEAPQNELAAAFATTAEAPVVKGFAVGRTIFADAAEKWLAGTISDEAAVADMAERFERLTEAWLAVRGRKAA, from the coding sequence ATGTCCGAGGCGGACCCCAGGCGGCTCGACGTTATCACCATGGGGCGAGCCTCGGTCGATCTTTATGGCCAGCAGATCGGCTCACGGCTCGAGGACATCACCTCCTTTGCAAAATCGGTCGGCGGCTGTCCGGCAAACATCGCCATCGGCACTGCGCGCCTTGGCCTGCGCTCGGCTCTGCTCACCCGCGTAGGCGACGAGCAGATGGGCCGCTTCATCCGCGAACAGATGCAGCGCGAGGGCGTCTCGGTGGACGGTCTCGTCACCGATCCGGCCCGGCTGACGGCGCTGGCGATCCTCTCGGTCGAGAACGACAAGAGCTTTCCGCTGCTGTTCTATCGCGAGAACTGCGCCGACATGGCGCTGTCGCAAGACGATATCGATGCGGGCTTCATCGCCTCGGCGCGCGCGCTGGTGGTGACCGGCACGCATTTTTCACGGCCCAACACCGACGCCGCGCAGCGCAAGGCCATGCGGCTGATGAAGGAAGCGGGCGGCAAGGTCGTGCTCGACATCGACTACCGCCCGAACCTCTGGGGACTGGCCGGTCATGCGGCCGGCGACAACCGCTACATCGCGTCGGAGCGCGTCTCCAACCAGATGAAGACGGTGCTCGCCGATTGCGACCTTATCGTCGGCACCGAAGAGGAGGTGCTGATCGCCTCGGGCGAGAGCGAATTGCTGAGCGCTCTGAAAACGATCCGTGCGCTGTCGCCGGCCACGATCGTGCTGAAGCGCGGACCGATGGGCTGCATCGTCTATGAAGGGCCGATTTCCGACGACCTCGAGGACGGCATCGTCGGCGAGGGCTTTCCGATCGAGGTCTATAACGTGCTCGGCGCCGGCGATGCGTTCATGTCGGGCTTCCTGCGCGGCTGGCTTGGCGGCGAGAGCCTGGCGACTGCGGCGACCTGGGCCAATGCCTGCGGCGCGTTCGCGGTGTCACGGCTTTTGTGCTCGCCGGAAATTCCGAGTTTCGAGGAGTTGCAGTTCTTTCTGAAGCATGGCAGCCCGTATCTGGCGCTGCGCAAGGACGAGGCGATCAACCATGTCCATTGGGCGACCAACCGCCGGCGCGACATCCCTTCGCTCATGGCGTTCGCCTGCGACCACCGCATCCAGCTTGAGGAGATCGCCAGAAAGGCCGGCGCCGACCCGTCGCGCATCGCGGCTTTCAAGGTACTGGCCGTCAAAGCGGCGGCGCAGGTCGCCGCCGGTCGCGACGGCTACGGAATGCTGATCGACGAGAAGCATGGCCGCGAGGCGATGTTCGAATTCGCGCGTTCATCGCTGACCTGGCTCGGCCGACCGGTCGAGTTGCCAGGCTCGCGGCCGCTGCGCTTCGAGTTTTCGCAGGACATCGGCTCGCAACTGGCCGAATGGCCGGTCGACCACTGCATAAAGTGCTTGTGCTTCTACCATCCCGACGATCCGGCGGAGCTCAAGGAAGAGCAGCAGCAGAAGCTGCGCGCGCTGTTTGAGGCCGCGCGCAAAGCCGGCCGCGAGCTGCTCATAGAGATCATCGCCGGCAAGCATGGCGCGCTGGCCGAGGACACTATCCCGCGCGCGCTCGAAGAGCTTTACGCGCTCGGCATAAAGCCCGACTGGTGGAAGCTTGAGCCGCAGGCGTCCAGCGCGGCCTGGCGAGCCATTGGCGCAGTGATTGAAAATCATGATCCGTGGTGCCGCGGCGTAGTGCTGCTCGGACTGGAAGCGCCGCAGAACGAACTGGCGGCCGCCTTCGCCACGACCGCCGAGGCGCCGGTAGTCAAGGGCTTCGCGGTCGGGCGGACGATCTTCGCGGATGCCGCGGAAAAATGGCTGGCGGGCACGATTTCGGATGAGGCGGCAGTCGCCGACATGGCCGAGCGGTTCGAAAGACTGACCGAAGCCTGGCTTGCCGTGCGCGGCCGCAAAGCTGCATAG
- a CDS encoding sugar ABC transporter substrate-binding protein: MKKLILAGAALVLMSSTALADKFLLDMKGPGAGNPFWAAVEAGAMEKGKELGVEVMVMSPPTESDVAAQIAQIEDMIAQGLDGIALAPTDPNALAPVVDAAKAAGIPVVFVDTKGSNEGVTFIGTDNEAGAKLAADYICGKVEKGSEVAILQGIITQSTGQARATGSKAGLEACGLKVVAEQTGEWDRAKGQAAMENIITGNPNIKAVFASNDNMALGAVEALKSAGKLADVMVVGFDANPDAAASILAGEMTATVAQAPKNMGAFGIQALVDLKAGKTIPPVIDTGTVLVDKSNAEQYK; this comes from the coding sequence ATGAAGAAACTCATTCTGGCCGGCGCGGCGCTCGTGCTGATGTCCAGCACGGCGCTCGCCGACAAGTTCCTGCTCGACATGAAGGGTCCGGGCGCCGGTAACCCGTTCTGGGCGGCGGTGGAAGCCGGCGCAATGGAAAAGGGCAAGGAACTCGGCGTAGAGGTGATGGTAATGTCACCGCCGACCGAATCCGACGTCGCCGCGCAGATCGCGCAGATCGAGGATATGATCGCGCAGGGTCTGGACGGCATTGCGCTGGCGCCGACCGACCCGAACGCCCTCGCCCCGGTCGTCGATGCGGCCAAGGCCGCCGGCATTCCGGTCGTCTTCGTCGACACCAAGGGCTCCAATGAAGGCGTCACCTTCATCGGCACCGACAATGAGGCCGGCGCCAAGCTTGCCGCCGACTACATTTGCGGCAAGGTCGAGAAGGGCTCCGAAGTGGCGATCCTGCAAGGGATCATCACGCAGTCGACCGGCCAGGCCCGCGCTACCGGCTCCAAGGCAGGCCTCGAAGCTTGTGGCCTGAAAGTGGTTGCCGAGCAGACCGGCGAATGGGACCGCGCCAAGGGTCAGGCGGCGATGGAAAACATCATCACCGGCAACCCGAACATCAAGGCGGTGTTCGCTTCCAACGACAATATGGCGCTCGGCGCCGTCGAAGCGTTGAAATCAGCCGGCAAGCTGGCAGACGTGATGGTCGTCGGCTTCGACGCCAATCCGGACGCGGCCGCTTCCATCCTGGCCGGCGAGATGACCGCAACGGTCGCGCAGGCGCCGAAGAACATGGGTGCCTTCGGCATCCAGGCACTGGTCGACCTGAAGGCCGGAAAGACCATCCCGCCGGTAATCGACACCGGCACGGTGCTCGTCGACAAGAGCAACGCTGAACAGTACAAATAA
- a CDS encoding ATP-binding cassette domain-containing protein, protein MTDGSGPAAEPLLEARGVKKYFGAITALNGVSFHVAPGEALGVVGDNGAGKSTLMKILSGLYTPSEGQLYFAGSPVKFHSPRDARQVGIEMVYQDFALAGNMPIYENIYLGREPGRKFAGLTIIDRELARRMAAEHLDKLKIHVKSIDQNVEELSGGQRQAVAIARATAFDAKVVIMDEPTAALAIKEVGKVLDLIKSLKEHGVAVIIISHRMDDIFYCCDRVMALYQGANFADAPLKDTNRNEVIGWIMGTKGHTQSFAHDKVQH, encoded by the coding sequence ATGACCGACGGGAGCGGGCCGGCAGCCGAGCCATTGCTTGAGGCGCGTGGCGTTAAAAAGTATTTCGGCGCCATCACAGCGCTGAACGGCGTGAGCTTCCACGTCGCGCCGGGCGAGGCGCTAGGCGTTGTAGGCGACAACGGCGCCGGCAAGTCCACGCTGATGAAGATACTCTCCGGCCTCTATACGCCCAGCGAGGGTCAGCTCTATTTCGCCGGTTCCCCGGTGAAATTCCATTCGCCGCGCGACGCCCGCCAGGTGGGCATTGAGATGGTCTACCAGGATTTCGCGTTGGCCGGAAACATGCCGATCTACGAGAACATTTATCTCGGTCGCGAGCCGGGACGGAAGTTCGCAGGCCTGACGATCATCGACCGCGAGCTTGCGCGCCGCATGGCCGCCGAGCACCTCGACAAGCTGAAGATCCACGTCAAGAGCATCGACCAGAATGTCGAGGAACTGTCTGGCGGGCAGCGCCAGGCGGTGGCGATCGCGCGGGCGACCGCCTTCGACGCCAAGGTGGTGATCATGGACGAGCCGACCGCGGCGCTTGCCATCAAGGAGGTCGGCAAGGTGCTCGACCTCATCAAATCACTGAAGGAGCACGGCGTCGCGGTGATCATCATCTCGCACCGTATGGACGACATTTTCTACTGCTGCGACCGGGTGATGGCGCTCTACCAGGGCGCCAATTTCGCCGACGCGCCGCTGAAGGACACCAACCGCAACGAGGTCATCGGGTGGATCATGGGCACCAAAGGCCACACCCAGTCCTTCGCCCACGACAAGGTGCAGCACTGA